The Eptesicus fuscus isolate TK198812 chromosome 17, DD_ASM_mEF_20220401, whole genome shotgun sequence genome has a window encoding:
- the NPM3 gene encoding nucleoplasmin-3: protein MAAALAFWGPESRARAGGLGGLRAPAPVTMDSFFFGCELSGHTRSFTFKVEEEDDAEHVLALTMLCLTEGAKDECNVVEVVARNHDHQEIAVPVANLRLSCQPMLSLDDFQLQPPVTFRLKSGSGPVRITGRHQIVSVSSVSEEEESEEEGSEENEEDELCPILPAKKQRGRP, encoded by the exons ATGGCCGCCGCGTTAGCGTTTTGGGGTCCGGAGAGCCGAGCCCGGGCCGGGGGTCTCGGGGGGCTGCGGGCCCCAGCTCCGGTCACTATGGACAGTTTTTTCTTCG GCTGTGAGCTCTCCGGCCACACCCGCTCTTTCACCTTCAAGGTAGAGGAAGAGGATGATGCAGAGCATGTGCTGGCTTTGACCatg ctctgcctcaCCGAGGGGGCCAAAGATGAGTGTAATGTGGTAGAAGTTGTGGCCCGTAATCATGACCACCAGGAGATTGCAGTCCCCGTGGCCAACCTCAGGTTGTCCTGCCAACCCATG CTCAGTTTGGATGACTTCCAGCTTCAACCTCCTGTAACCTTCCGCCTGAAGTCAGGTTCTGGTCCTGTGCGGATCACTGGGCGGCACCAGATTG TTTCTGTAAGCAGTGTTTCTGAGGAAGAAGAGAGCGAAGAAGAGGGGAGTGAGGAGAATGAGGAAGATGAATTGTGCCCCATTCTGCCTGCCAAGAAACAGAGGGGCAGGCCCTGA